Proteins from one Ahaetulla prasina isolate Xishuangbanna chromosome 2, ASM2864084v1, whole genome shotgun sequence genomic window:
- the DNAJB5 gene encoding dnaJ homolog subfamily B member 5 isoform X1 produces the protein MPAVLLFWSRLERNKESTAGPVSAMGKDYYKALGIQSGANEDEIKKAYRKMALKYHPDKNKDPHAEDKFKEIAEAYDVLSDPKKRAVYDQYGEEGLKTGGGPSGPSGSTFHYTFHGDPHATFASFFGGSNPFDIFFSSSRSRVFNGFDHEDMDVDDDSDDPFSAFSRFGFNGLNGVHRRHPEPIHMRRKVQDPPVVHELKVSLEEIYHGATKRMKITRRRLNPDGRTMRTEDKILNIIIKRGWKEGTKITFPKEGDATPDNIPADIVFVLKDKPHGHFRRDGTNIIYTAMISLKEALCGCTVNIPTVDGRVIPLPCSDIIKPGTVKRLRGEGLPFPKVPSQRGDLIVEFKVRFPDRIAPQTRQILKQHLPCS, from the exons ATGCCCGCCGTCCTGCTCTTCTGGAGCCGCCTGGAGAG GAACAAGGAGTCCACGGCTGGCCCCGTCTCGGCCATGGGGAAGGACTACTACAAGGCCCTGGGCATCCAGTCAGGGGCCAACGAGGATGAGATCAAGAAGGCCTACCGCAAAATGGCCCTGAAGTACCACCCGGACAAGAACAAGGACCCTCACGCAGAGGACAAGTTCAAGGAAATCGCCGAGGCCTACGACGTGCTGAGCGACCCTAAGAAGCGGGCCGTTTACGACCAGTATGGAGAGGAGG GACTCAAAACGGGTGGTGGTCCCTCTGGCCCTTCTGGCAGCACCTTCCACTACACCTTCCATGGAGACCCTCACGCCACATTTGCCTCCTTCTTTGGGGGCTCCAACCCCTTTGACATCTTCTTCAGCAGTAGCCGATCCAGGGTCTTCAACGGCTTCGACCACGAGGACATGGACGTTGATGACGATAGTGACGATCCGTTCAGCGCTTTCAGCCGGTTCGGTTTCAATGGCCTGAATGGGGTCCATCGGCGGCACCCGGAGCCCATCCACATGCGCCGGAAGGTGCAGGATCCGCCCGTGGTCCACGAGCTCAAGGTTTCTCTGGAGGAAATCTACCATGGGGCTACGAAGCGGATGAAGATCACGCGCCGGCGGCTGAACCCGGACGGGCGAACGATGCGGACAGAGGACAAGATCCTGAACATCATCATCAAGcgagggtggaaggaaggcacCAAGATCACCTTTCCGAAGGAAGGAGACGCCACCCCCGACAACATCCCGGCCGACATCGTCTTTGTCCTGAAGGACAAGCCACACGGCCACTTCCGTCGCGACGGGACAAACATCATCTACACGGCCATGATCAGTCTTAAAGAG GCCCTGTGCGGCTGCACCGTCAACATCCCCACGGTGGACGGGCGCGTGATCCCCCTGCCCTGCAGCGACATCATCAAGCCGGGCACCGTGAAGCGGCTGCGAGGGGAGGGGCTGCCTTTCCCCAAGGTGCCCTCCCAGCGCGGAGACTTGATTGTGGAGTTCAAAGTCCGCTTCCCTGACAGAATAGCCCCCCAGACCCGCCAGATCCTCAAGCAACACCTGCCCTGCTCCTAG
- the DNAJB5 gene encoding dnaJ homolog subfamily B member 5 isoform X2 has translation MGKDYYKALGIQSGANEDEIKKAYRKMALKYHPDKNKDPHAEDKFKEIAEAYDVLSDPKKRAVYDQYGEEGLKTGGGPSGPSGSTFHYTFHGDPHATFASFFGGSNPFDIFFSSSRSRVFNGFDHEDMDVDDDSDDPFSAFSRFGFNGLNGVHRRHPEPIHMRRKVQDPPVVHELKVSLEEIYHGATKRMKITRRRLNPDGRTMRTEDKILNIIIKRGWKEGTKITFPKEGDATPDNIPADIVFVLKDKPHGHFRRDGTNIIYTAMISLKEALCGCTVNIPTVDGRVIPLPCSDIIKPGTVKRLRGEGLPFPKVPSQRGDLIVEFKVRFPDRIAPQTRQILKQHLPCS, from the exons ATGGGGAAGGACTACTACAAGGCCCTGGGCATCCAGTCAGGGGCCAACGAGGATGAGATCAAGAAGGCCTACCGCAAAATGGCCCTGAAGTACCACCCGGACAAGAACAAGGACCCTCACGCAGAGGACAAGTTCAAGGAAATCGCCGAGGCCTACGACGTGCTGAGCGACCCTAAGAAGCGGGCCGTTTACGACCAGTATGGAGAGGAGG GACTCAAAACGGGTGGTGGTCCCTCTGGCCCTTCTGGCAGCACCTTCCACTACACCTTCCATGGAGACCCTCACGCCACATTTGCCTCCTTCTTTGGGGGCTCCAACCCCTTTGACATCTTCTTCAGCAGTAGCCGATCCAGGGTCTTCAACGGCTTCGACCACGAGGACATGGACGTTGATGACGATAGTGACGATCCGTTCAGCGCTTTCAGCCGGTTCGGTTTCAATGGCCTGAATGGGGTCCATCGGCGGCACCCGGAGCCCATCCACATGCGCCGGAAGGTGCAGGATCCGCCCGTGGTCCACGAGCTCAAGGTTTCTCTGGAGGAAATCTACCATGGGGCTACGAAGCGGATGAAGATCACGCGCCGGCGGCTGAACCCGGACGGGCGAACGATGCGGACAGAGGACAAGATCCTGAACATCATCATCAAGcgagggtggaaggaaggcacCAAGATCACCTTTCCGAAGGAAGGAGACGCCACCCCCGACAACATCCCGGCCGACATCGTCTTTGTCCTGAAGGACAAGCCACACGGCCACTTCCGTCGCGACGGGACAAACATCATCTACACGGCCATGATCAGTCTTAAAGAG GCCCTGTGCGGCTGCACCGTCAACATCCCCACGGTGGACGGGCGCGTGATCCCCCTGCCCTGCAGCGACATCATCAAGCCGGGCACCGTGAAGCGGCTGCGAGGGGAGGGGCTGCCTTTCCCCAAGGTGCCCTCCCAGCGCGGAGACTTGATTGTGGAGTTCAAAGTCCGCTTCCCTGACAGAATAGCCCCCCAGACCCGCCAGATCCTCAAGCAACACCTGCCCTGCTCCTAG